A DNA window from Polyangium spumosum contains the following coding sequences:
- the cyoE gene encoding heme o synthase, producing MTIPAEPLGDVHVNRRDSGHEQHERSCVAVARDLVALTKPRVTVIVVATMLGGAWVANRFAREQGLTGVSPGVVMLSLLATVLVVGGANTLNMYLERDTDGLMARTKNRPLPAGRISPRLALWFGLAISALSLVLFGLAVNMTTTLLGAFALFSYVLIYTPLKRKTTLALLIGSVPGAIPPLLGWTTVTDRVDGPGAALFGILFLWQVPHFLAISMFRSRDYHRAGLKVLPIERGDRHTRHQIVGYLVALVLVSLLLVPLGVAGPVYLAAAALLGLGFLGFGVYGLRPTVLGTRWAHRLFAISIVYLMLLQAALLIGA from the coding sequence ATGACGATCCCCGCGGAGCCGCTCGGCGACGTGCACGTGAACCGACGTGACTCCGGGCACGAGCAACACGAGCGTTCGTGCGTGGCCGTTGCGCGTGATCTCGTCGCGCTGACCAAGCCTCGCGTGACGGTCATCGTGGTCGCGACGATGCTCGGCGGGGCGTGGGTCGCGAACCGTTTCGCGCGGGAGCAAGGCCTGACCGGCGTGTCTCCGGGGGTCGTCATGCTCTCGCTGCTCGCGACGGTGCTCGTCGTCGGCGGCGCGAACACGCTGAACATGTACCTGGAGCGCGACACGGACGGGCTCATGGCCCGGACGAAGAACCGGCCGCTGCCCGCGGGTCGGATCTCGCCGAGGCTCGCGCTCTGGTTCGGCCTCGCGATCTCCGCGCTCTCGCTCGTCTTGTTCGGGCTCGCGGTGAACATGACGACGACGCTGCTCGGGGCGTTCGCGTTGTTCTCGTACGTGCTCATCTACACGCCGCTGAAGCGAAAGACGACGCTGGCGCTGCTCATCGGCTCGGTGCCCGGCGCGATCCCGCCGCTGCTCGGCTGGACGACGGTGACCGATCGCGTCGACGGCCCTGGCGCGGCGCTCTTCGGCATCCTGTTCCTGTGGCAGGTGCCGCATTTCCTGGCCATCTCCATGTTCCGCAGCCGCGACTACCACCGCGCGGGCCTGAAGGTGCTCCCGATCGAGCGCGGTGATCGCCACACGCGGCACCAGATCGTCGGTTACCTCGTCGCGCTCGTGCTGGTCTCGCTGCTGCTCGTCCCGCTCGGCGTCGCCGGCCCCGTGTATCTCGCGGCGGCCGCGCTGCTCGGCCTCGGCTTCCTCGGCTTCGGCGTGTACGGCCTCCGCCCGACGGTGCTCGGGACGCGATGGGCGCACAGGCTCTTCGCCATCTCCATCGTGTACCTCATGCTGCTGCAGGCCGCGCTGCTCATCGGCGCTTGA
- a CDS encoding DUF420 domain-containing protein — protein MSAESIGRILAPLNALLNATSAALLFSGFVAIKQRNIEAHRRRMQGAFIASGVFLVSYVARFALTGTHRFPDVGVVRTIYLVILATHTLLAMVALPLVIVTLRLGRQGRFEKHRKLAKITFPIWAYVSVTGIVVYLMLYHLAPALAPAAHAP, from the coding sequence ATGAGCGCCGAGAGCATCGGTCGGATCCTCGCGCCGCTGAACGCGCTCCTCAACGCGACGAGCGCGGCGCTCCTGTTCTCGGGCTTCGTCGCCATCAAGCAGCGGAACATCGAGGCACACCGGCGGCGGATGCAGGGCGCGTTCATCGCGTCGGGCGTCTTCCTCGTGAGCTATGTGGCGCGCTTCGCGCTCACGGGGACGCATCGGTTCCCCGACGTCGGCGTCGTCCGCACGATCTACCTCGTCATCCTCGCGACCCACACGTTGCTCGCGATGGTGGCGCTGCCGCTGGTGATCGTGACCTTGCGGCTCGGCCGGCAGGGTCGCTTCGAGAAGCACCGCAAGCTCGCGAAGATCACGTTCCCGATCTGGGCGTACGTGTCGGTGACGGGGATCGTCGTGTATCTCATGCTCTACCACCTCGCGCCGGCGCTCGCGCCCGCGGCGCACGCGCCTTGA
- a CDS encoding SCO family protein, protein MTSRVPAKGEGGTDVEAAAPQQALPAAPPRRARRLPWIVFGLVFAALLVTRIALTPRASAPKPLLELPAYTLTDHHGKPFGAADLRGKPYVADFVFTSCPSVCPRLTKRMAEVQKRTEDVGDELRLVTFSVDPENDTPEVLAAYARKYGANEGRWTFLTGPLGEVETVVLRGFKIAMGKKENVEGILEIFHGERFVLVDGEGKIRGFYDADDAGIEAIVRDARLLVDR, encoded by the coding sequence GTGACGTCGCGTGTACCGGCCAAAGGCGAGGGTGGAACGGACGTGGAGGCCGCTGCCCCGCAGCAAGCTCTACCGGCGGCGCCGCCGCGACGCGCGAGGCGGCTGCCGTGGATCGTCTTCGGGCTCGTGTTCGCCGCGCTGCTCGTCACGCGTATCGCGCTCACGCCACGCGCGTCGGCGCCGAAGCCGCTGCTCGAGCTGCCCGCGTACACGCTCACCGACCACCACGGAAAACCCTTCGGCGCGGCCGATCTGCGCGGGAAACCGTACGTCGCGGACTTCGTGTTCACGAGCTGCCCGAGCGTCTGTCCGCGTCTCACGAAGCGTATGGCCGAGGTGCAGAAGCGCACGGAGGACGTCGGCGATGAGCTCCGGCTCGTGACGTTCTCGGTCGATCCGGAGAACGACACGCCCGAGGTGCTGGCCGCCTACGCGCGCAAGTACGGCGCGAACGAGGGGCGATGGACGTTCCTCACGGGGCCGCTCGGCGAGGTGGAGACGGTGGTCCTGCGCGGCTTCAAGATCGCGATGGGCAAGAAGGAGAACGTCGAGGGCATCCTCGAGATCTTCCACGGCGAGCGCTTCGTGCTCGTCGACGGCGAAGGCAAGATCCGCGGCTTCTACGACGCCGACGACGCGGGGATCGAGGCGATCGTGCGCGACGCGCGGCTCCTCGTCGATCGCTGA
- a CDS encoding sigma 54-interacting transcriptional regulator yields MNEREPASELTDRSFEILKAAGSGGAGEVWKARARHGGSLVALKVARDAAAREAIAREAKHAILALSPRLPELVDVGWFVREGDVARAVEASDDRDEARFAFVALRWVEGTTLRERAREAGADRTTLALSVARDVGEALSDLHDVGLAHGDIKPENVLIGQSGRAHVIDLGLACPVYTARIEGGTPRYLARGDSDLGDARARDLVALGALLAELVDDAVASSNQPIEAARAARLPEPIALLCSALLSPSAGARPPASWVAETARAALAAREAGSGREREERGERDARRVRAAYLSARRDELALHASAAASTAPWLGDALAWARRARSLIVEESSSARGEGGATIGPLGPEGIARWMTSLVGSPAAAWPTGPLGKIGEASLAAALVDLARRLPPAAWTFADVEGAALGRAPTTLALDRRPVSAAFDMEEVARLSIAIAAVPPDPIAIERVERGDNAPASLLVAAADALRLSGELGRARSLVLRARERRAKGADALAAEILRRAGELGVAREIAAEADRSGADPDGRARAILARIAFDERRYEDADALVQGATSVLACEVAALVAAMKGDTERALAAITRGEAIARRAEEHARIAALRGYVEHGGDPARTRSAFAAAVEHATRAGAVVEEATYRTGEAAAAVDLGDLGGAIATARRAALLWEHLGRPALAARALLARAAAHATAGVVHEAERVAREAIARAREGRDTRAEAYALWAIADVSPRGSTEGRRAAEQARVLLADAGGDDTLRASARLFRHAEAALDVEACLELDRLADTPSLAAGARLDWWRARAEVLLAASGDPEARAAERVLGAIVALSDARAPVWARGPTLAAGYSLAARLGRGDVAVRLLSSLGDAARDLLSRASPELAPSIRALPWVAQAAAAPQEGMRAEQARELEQLIVSLSDRERLRSLLERVVDALVLWTGVERGLLLLRAPDGRLVARAARNLARADLRDEQLSLSQTLARRALAALEPVVAVDAAGEMPAVHVSVHALKLRSVLVVPLIARGEALGVVYLDDRVRRGAFGPRELAWTRTVATIAALAIADARDQALLRRAARKAKRASAALEETLAKREAALDVAERELSRTRGARETRFEYGSIIGESEPVRAMLRLVDRVTTADVPVLVHGESGSGKELVARAIHDNGPRAGRPFVGENCGAIPEGLLESTLFGHVRGAFTGADRPRSGLFEAADRGTLFLDEIGEMSLGMQAKLLRILQDGMVRPLGTERARKVDVRIVAATHRDLEAMVRARTFREDLYYRLNIITVRIPPLRERASDVPLLVKHLLAKYGRPEVRVTRAAMDRLMAFPWPGNIRQLENEIRRALLLCDGVIEREHLSPEIANVAPPVPADLGLRVRPRVDALEAQLVREALERTKGNQTQAAKLLGLSRFGLQKMMKRLSVSS; encoded by the coding sequence ATGAACGAGCGCGAACCGGCATCGGAGTTGACGGATCGAAGCTTCGAGATCCTCAAGGCGGCCGGGAGCGGCGGCGCGGGCGAGGTGTGGAAGGCGCGCGCGCGGCACGGCGGCTCGCTCGTGGCGCTGAAGGTCGCGCGTGACGCAGCGGCGCGCGAGGCGATCGCACGCGAAGCGAAGCACGCGATCCTCGCGCTGTCGCCACGCTTGCCCGAGCTCGTCGACGTCGGATGGTTCGTGCGAGAAGGTGACGTCGCGCGCGCAGTCGAAGCGAGCGACGATCGAGACGAAGCACGCTTCGCCTTCGTGGCGCTGCGCTGGGTCGAGGGGACGACGCTGCGGGAGCGGGCGCGCGAGGCAGGCGCCGATCGAACGACGCTCGCGCTCTCGGTGGCGCGTGACGTGGGCGAAGCGCTCTCGGATCTGCACGACGTCGGGCTCGCGCACGGCGACATCAAGCCGGAGAACGTGCTCATCGGGCAGAGCGGCCGCGCACACGTGATCGATCTCGGGCTCGCGTGCCCGGTGTACACGGCGCGGATCGAGGGCGGAACGCCGCGGTACCTGGCGCGCGGAGACTCCGATCTGGGAGACGCGCGCGCGCGGGATCTCGTGGCGCTCGGAGCGCTGCTCGCGGAGCTCGTGGACGACGCCGTGGCGTCCTCGAATCAGCCGATCGAAGCGGCACGCGCGGCTCGCCTGCCCGAGCCGATCGCGCTCCTCTGTTCGGCGCTCCTGTCGCCGAGCGCGGGCGCGCGTCCGCCGGCTTCGTGGGTCGCGGAGACAGCACGAGCCGCGCTCGCCGCGCGCGAAGCAGGCTCGGGTCGCGAGCGCGAAGAGCGAGGCGAGCGCGACGCGCGGCGCGTGCGTGCAGCCTACCTCTCGGCGCGACGCGACGAGCTCGCGCTCCACGCATCCGCAGCAGCGAGCACGGCGCCTTGGCTCGGAGACGCGCTCGCGTGGGCGCGGCGAGCACGATCACTCATCGTCGAGGAGAGCTCGTCGGCGCGCGGCGAGGGAGGAGCCACGATCGGTCCGCTCGGCCCCGAAGGGATCGCGCGGTGGATGACGTCACTCGTGGGGAGCCCGGCCGCCGCGTGGCCGACGGGCCCGCTCGGCAAGATCGGAGAGGCGTCGCTCGCCGCGGCGCTCGTGGATCTGGCGCGGCGGCTCCCGCCCGCGGCATGGACGTTCGCCGACGTCGAAGGCGCCGCGCTCGGACGAGCGCCCACGACCCTGGCGCTGGACCGCCGCCCGGTGTCGGCCGCATTCGATATGGAGGAGGTGGCGCGGCTGTCGATCGCGATCGCCGCGGTGCCGCCGGATCCGATCGCGATCGAGCGTGTCGAGCGCGGAGACAACGCGCCGGCGTCGCTCCTGGTCGCGGCCGCGGACGCGCTCCGGCTGTCGGGAGAGCTCGGGCGCGCGAGGAGCCTCGTGCTGCGCGCACGCGAGCGCCGCGCGAAGGGGGCGGACGCGCTGGCGGCGGAGATCCTGCGACGCGCCGGAGAGCTCGGCGTCGCGCGCGAGATCGCGGCGGAGGCGGATCGAAGCGGCGCGGATCCGGACGGGAGAGCACGCGCGATCCTGGCGCGGATCGCCTTCGACGAGCGGCGTTACGAGGACGCCGATGCGCTCGTGCAAGGCGCGACGAGCGTGCTCGCGTGCGAGGTGGCGGCGCTCGTCGCCGCGATGAAGGGCGACACGGAGCGAGCGCTCGCGGCGATCACGCGCGGCGAGGCGATCGCGCGTCGCGCCGAGGAGCACGCGCGGATCGCGGCGCTCCGGGGGTACGTGGAGCACGGAGGAGATCCGGCGCGGACGCGGAGCGCTTTCGCCGCAGCGGTCGAGCACGCGACGCGCGCAGGGGCCGTGGTCGAGGAGGCGACGTACAGGACGGGTGAGGCGGCGGCCGCGGTGGATCTCGGGGATCTCGGCGGCGCGATCGCCACGGCGAGGCGCGCGGCGCTGCTCTGGGAGCACCTCGGCAGGCCGGCGCTCGCGGCCCGCGCGCTCCTCGCGCGCGCGGCGGCGCACGCGACGGCGGGCGTCGTGCACGAGGCCGAACGGGTCGCGCGCGAGGCGATCGCCCGAGCGCGGGAAGGTCGTGACACGCGGGCCGAGGCGTACGCGCTCTGGGCCATCGCGGACGTGTCGCCGCGCGGCTCGACGGAGGGGCGACGCGCCGCGGAGCAAGCGCGCGTGCTCCTCGCGGACGCGGGCGGAGACGACACGCTGCGCGCCTCGGCGCGGCTCTTCCGTCACGCGGAGGCGGCGCTCGACGTTGAAGCGTGCCTCGAGCTCGATCGGCTCGCCGACACGCCGAGCCTGGCCGCGGGCGCGCGGCTCGACTGGTGGCGCGCGCGCGCCGAGGTGCTGCTCGCGGCCTCGGGCGATCCTGAAGCGCGCGCGGCAGAGCGCGTGCTCGGCGCGATCGTCGCGCTCTCGGATGCACGCGCGCCCGTCTGGGCGCGGGGCCCCACGCTCGCGGCGGGGTATTCACTCGCGGCGCGGCTCGGCCGTGGTGACGTCGCGGTCCGACTCCTCTCGTCCCTCGGCGACGCTGCGCGGGATCTCCTCTCGCGGGCTTCCCCCGAGCTCGCGCCCTCGATCCGCGCGCTCCCGTGGGTCGCGCAAGCCGCGGCCGCACCGCAAGAAGGCATGCGCGCGGAGCAAGCGCGGGAGCTCGAACAGCTCATCGTCTCGCTGAGTGATCGCGAGCGGCTCCGCTCCCTGCTCGAGCGTGTGGTCGACGCGCTCGTGCTGTGGACGGGCGTCGAGCGAGGGCTGCTCCTCCTGCGCGCGCCCGACGGTCGTCTCGTCGCGCGGGCCGCGCGGAACCTCGCGCGCGCCGATCTCCGCGACGAGCAGCTCTCGCTCTCCCAGACGCTCGCGCGGCGCGCGCTCGCGGCGCTGGAGCCGGTCGTCGCCGTGGACGCGGCGGGCGAGATGCCGGCGGTGCACGTCAGCGTCCACGCGCTCAAGTTGCGGAGCGTGCTCGTCGTCCCGCTCATCGCGCGCGGCGAGGCGCTCGGGGTGGTCTACCTCGACGATCGCGTGCGGCGCGGAGCCTTCGGGCCCCGCGAGCTCGCGTGGACCCGCACGGTGGCGACGATCGCGGCCCTGGCGATCGCAGACGCTCGGGATCAGGCGCTCTTGCGGCGAGCGGCGCGCAAGGCGAAGCGCGCGAGCGCGGCGCTCGAGGAGACGCTGGCGAAGCGGGAGGCCGCGCTCGACGTGGCCGAGCGCGAGCTCAGCCGGACCCGCGGCGCGCGCGAGACCCGCTTCGAGTACGGCTCGATCATCGGCGAGAGTGAGCCCGTCCGCGCGATGCTTCGCCTGGTCGATCGCGTCACGACCGCCGACGTGCCCGTCCTCGTCCACGGCGAGTCGGGCAGCGGCAAGGAGCTCGTGGCGCGCGCCATCCATGACAACGGTCCTCGCGCGGGGCGCCCGTTCGTGGGCGAGAACTGCGGTGCGATCCCGGAGGGCCTGCTCGAGTCGACGCTCTTCGGCCACGTGCGTGGCGCGTTCACGGGCGCTGACAGGCCACGCTCCGGCCTCTTCGAGGCGGCCGATCGCGGCACGCTCTTCCTCGACGAGATCGGCGAGATGAGCCTCGGCATGCAGGCCAAGCTCCTGCGGATCCTCCAGGACGGCATGGTGCGCCCGCTCGGCACGGAGCGCGCGCGCAAGGTCGACGTGCGTATCGTCGCCGCGACCCACCGCGACCTCGAGGCCATGGTCCGCGCGCGCACGTTCCGCGAGGATCTCTACTACCGCCTCAACATCATCACGGTACGCATCCCGCCGCTCCGCGAGCGCGCGAGCGACGTCCCGCTCCTCGTGAAGCACCTGCTCGCCAAGTACGGACGTCCCGAGGTGCGCGTCACGCGCGCCGCCATGGATCGGCTCATGGCGTTTCCCTGGCCCGGCAACATCCGCCAGCTCGAGAACGAGATCCGGCGCGCGCTCTTGCTCTGTGACGGCGTCATCGAGCGCGAGCACCTCTCCCCCGAGATCGCGAACGTCGCGCCGCCCGTCCCGGCGGATCTCGGCTTGCGTGTCCGCCCGCGTGTCGACGCCCTCGAGGCGCAGCTCGTGCGTGAGGCGCTCGAGCGCACGAAGGGCAACCAGACCCAGGCCGCGAAGCTACTCGGCCTCTCGCGCTTCGGCCTGCAGAAGATGATGAAGCGGCTCTCGGTCTCGTCCTGA
- a CDS encoding DUF3105 domain-containing protein — MPSHLFSRDALACALVFVSLGSAGCGEDPPLGPTGPAETEVLTPDAPPLPGETECRVVKTTNIPVASANHVELCADVTYETNPPSGGDHWGQWAAFKKYTTPVPREMYVHDLEHGAVVLSYRCEDACPEVVAALEKVFDEAAADPLCLSGGAGPKARLVLTPDAELEAPIAAAAWGATYTATCIDTASLAAFVSEVYGKGPEATCFDGVDVEAAPPDCPAK; from the coding sequence ATGCCTTCGCATCTGTTTTCGCGTGACGCGCTCGCCTGCGCGCTCGTCTTCGTGTCCCTCGGGAGCGCCGGCTGCGGCGAGGATCCGCCGCTCGGGCCCACGGGCCCCGCGGAGACGGAGGTGCTGACGCCCGACGCGCCGCCGCTGCCCGGCGAGACGGAGTGCCGCGTCGTGAAGACGACGAACATCCCGGTCGCCTCGGCGAACCACGTCGAGCTCTGCGCGGACGTCACGTACGAGACGAACCCGCCGAGCGGAGGAGATCACTGGGGCCAGTGGGCGGCGTTCAAGAAGTACACGACGCCCGTGCCGCGCGAGATGTACGTGCACGACCTGGAGCACGGAGCCGTGGTGCTGTCGTATCGCTGCGAGGATGCGTGTCCCGAGGTCGTCGCGGCGCTCGAGAAGGTGTTCGACGAAGCCGCGGCGGATCCGCTGTGCTTGTCGGGAGGCGCGGGGCCGAAGGCGAGGCTCGTGCTGACGCCGGACGCGGAGCTCGAGGCGCCCATCGCCGCGGCCGCGTGGGGCGCGACGTACACGGCGACGTGCATCGACACGGCGTCGCTCGCGGCGTTCGTGTCCGAGGTGTACGGCAAGGGGCCCGAGGCGACCTGTTTCGACGGCGTGGACGTCGAGGCGGCGCCGCCGGACTGCCCGGCCAAGTAG